The Sphingorhabdus sp. Alg231-15 genome has a segment encoding these proteins:
- a CDS encoding SIMPL domain-containing protein — MTDNVKDSKFLDKKNNVLLASAGLLTIGLIAGGYLLGDGLLRSKMADRSVTVRGLAEREVTADLATWTIAYSAQSTNLAEAQADMDRDTAAIGKFFTELGFEADALKPTGANVNQYSSNGIPRYTIRQRLSLRTDDIEKAQAAVARQFDLVRRGVVLEDGSGMSYTFTKLDEIKPEMVAEATKDARKSAEQFAEDSGTDVGGIKSATQGYFSINSRDGDGGGYGVTDTPYKKVRVVTTVNFYLD, encoded by the coding sequence ATGACTGATAATGTTAAAGACAGCAAATTTCTAGACAAGAAGAACAACGTATTACTAGCTAGCGCAGGATTACTGACCATCGGTCTGATCGCTGGCGGTTATCTACTAGGTGACGGTTTGCTACGCTCAAAAATGGCCGATCGCAGCGTGACGGTGCGCGGACTGGCTGAGCGCGAAGTCACCGCCGATCTCGCAACCTGGACCATCGCCTATAGCGCACAAAGCACCAATCTGGCGGAAGCACAGGCCGATATGGATCGGGATACAGCGGCAATTGGCAAATTTTTTACCGAGCTCGGTTTTGAAGCAGATGCACTGAAGCCGACAGGTGCAAATGTGAACCAGTATAGCAGCAACGGAATCCCCCGCTACACCATCCGTCAGCGGCTATCGCTGCGCACCGATGATATTGAAAAAGCCCAAGCGGCCGTCGCCCGGCAATTTGACTTGGTCCGTCGGGGGGTAGTTCTCGAAGACGGTTCAGGCATGAGCTATACATTCACCAAACTTGATGAAATCAAGCCGGAAATGGTTGCCGAAGCGACTAAGGACGCTCGTAAATCGGCAGAGCAGTTTGCCGAGGATAGCGGCACTGATGTTGGTGGAATCAAATCCGCGACCCAAGGATATTTCTCGATCAACTCACGGGATGGCGATGGCGGCGGCTATGGCGTCACGGACACGCCGTATAAGAAAGTAAGGGTTGTGACGACGGTCAATTTTTATCTCGACTAA
- a CDS encoding DCC1-like thiol-disulfide oxidoreductase family protein, whose amino-acid sequence MVEVTIWYDGACLLCLREIALMQRLDRQGAIDFVNVADPATRCPIARDRLLERFHARENGQMLSGAAAFAAMWRAIPLLRPLGLLAQNHIFLSLLEVLYLRFLAVRPAFQRLFQKGRAI is encoded by the coding sequence ATGGTTGAGGTTACTATCTGGTATGATGGCGCTTGTCTGCTATGTCTGCGTGAAATTGCGTTGATGCAGCGACTTGATCGGCAGGGCGCGATTGATTTTGTCAATGTTGCAGACCCTGCCACGCGCTGCCCGATCGCCCGCGACCGGTTGCTGGAACGATTTCACGCGCGGGAAAACGGCCAGATGCTCTCAGGTGCGGCGGCATTCGCAGCGATGTGGCGTGCAATTCCTTTGCTCAGGCCCCTCGGTCTGCTCGCACAGAACCATATTTTTTTGAGCCTATTGGAAGTGTTATATCTGCGCTTTCTGGCCGTCCGCCCTGCGTTTCAAAGATTATTTCAAAAGGGGAGAGCCATTTGA
- a CDS encoding DUF427 domain-containing protein, with product MPPDPITPGQESVWDYPRPAIAEPNTHHLQIIHKGVEIANTRAGYRTLETSHPPTYYFPPEDVTWTHLSGNLHRSLCEWKGQASYLDATIDGDCLQAAAWTYREPTDSFAMIRNHVAFYPEPFDQCLVDGETVTPQPGGFYGGWVTSHVAGPFKGIPGSRFW from the coding sequence ATTCCGCCTGATCCTATCACCCCCGGTCAAGAAAGTGTCTGGGACTATCCTCGCCCCGCAATTGCAGAACCAAACACCCATCATCTGCAAATCATCCATAAGGGCGTTGAAATTGCCAATACGCGGGCTGGATATCGGACATTGGAAACGAGCCATCCACCGACCTATTATTTTCCTCCGGAAGACGTGACATGGACCCATTTGTCCGGGAACCTGCATCGCTCGCTTTGTGAGTGGAAGGGCCAGGCCAGCTATCTCGATGCAACAATTGACGGCGATTGTCTGCAAGCTGCGGCCTGGACCTATCGGGAACCTACAGATTCGTTCGCAATGATCCGTAACCATGTCGCTTTCTATCCAGAGCCTTTCGATCAGTGCCTGGTGGATGGTGAAACCGTGACGCCGCAGCCCGGCGGTTTTTATGGGGGATGGGTCACCTCACATGTCGCGGGCCCATTTAAGGGAATACCTGGCAGCCGTTTCTGGTGA
- a CDS encoding antibiotic biosynthesis monooxygenase, translating to MAAVGLVATLTVAEGKNADFEAAFSELMAAVRENEPGNEFYSVFQCKDNPQQYKVLERYVDQAALDAHGKSEHFRASGPKLAPCMAAAPVLEHLDGI from the coding sequence ATGGCAGCAGTAGGACTAGTGGCGACATTAACCGTAGCAGAAGGTAAGAATGCTGATTTCGAAGCAGCGTTTTCAGAACTTATGGCTGCTGTCCGCGAGAATGAACCAGGCAATGAATTTTATTCGGTTTTCCAATGCAAGGACAATCCACAGCAGTATAAAGTACTGGAGCGTTATGTTGATCAGGCGGCTCTGGATGCGCATGGCAAATCGGAACATTTCCGTGCGAGCGGCCCCAAGCTGGCGCCCTGCATGGCAGCGGCACCTGTTCTTGAACATCTTGACGGTATCTAA